A region of Antedon mediterranea chromosome 8, ecAntMedi1.1, whole genome shotgun sequence DNA encodes the following proteins:
- the LOC140056512 gene encoding uncharacterized protein codes for MCIAENPKYNRNITVGGEKISVLITGLQPGVEYHVQVMASTETGAGPVSSSVSINELSDNYRNAESGNSVGTVIVIGVCIRGMLVGAVGVGIGFVIYKNMKQVLLGNKRRPDKTNVDKPDGTKLVIYSNIK; via the exons ATGTGCATTGCCGAAAATCCCAAGTATAATAGAAACATAACAGTTGGTGGTGAAAAAATCTCTGTCTTAATAACTGGTCTGCAACCAGGAGTCGAGTATCATGTTCAAGTGATGGCTTCCACAGAAACTGGTGCAGGACCAGTCAGTTCTTCTGTTAGCATTAACG AACTTTCAGATAATTATCGTAATGCAGAAAGTGGTAATAGCGTAGGTACGGTCATCGTCATCGGTGTGTGCATTCGTGGCATGTTGGTTGGTGCCGTTGGAGTGGGTATTGGATTTGTTATCTACAAAAACATGAAACAGGTTTTGTTGGGAAAT aaaCGACGACCAGATAAGACGAATGTAGACAAGCCTGAT gGAACCAAACTTGTCATATATAGCAACATAAAGTAG